Part of the Penicillium digitatum chromosome 4, complete sequence genome is shown below.
GTGTTGCAGCGGATCTTAAAAACTCCTTGGCCGTGTTCGACGCTGTCATTATGTATGCCGATGTGCCTGACATAAGCTTCCCAACTCTCCTGGATGTCCTTTGCAGCATCCATGCATCAGTCAAACCTCTCTCTGGGCCCACCTCGCGAGTAGTGCGCAATCTGGCCAAATCACGAAGACAGGCTGAGATGGTGAACACGCTTCATAAATTCCTGAGAGATTCGTGCGCCATCGAGCAAAGTCGGAACTTGAATGTCCTCCGTGGCACGCTTTATGTGTTCTCGGATTTTGTTCGTGCTTATGGACAAGATGGCATTCCCGAGCTTCCATTTGACCAACTGATGGAGTCATTGCATGTGATTGCCCAAAAAGACGATAGCAGAGTGGATGCCGACCTTTTGGATCTGTGTCTCAACATTCTGGAAGGAGACTATGTTCGAGTCGCATTAGAACGGGATTGGATGGCATTTGCTAATCTTCTCAAACTCTGTTCTCGCAGGCTCGTAGACGAGTCAGTGCCGTCCCCCACTTCTGCGACTAGCCCTCAGCTCAAACCTACTTACGACGAAACCAAGTCCTACATCCTGGCAAATCTCATCCGCATTGCTTCTGTGCTTGAATCACAGTGGGAACAACTCAACAGAGAGCAAAAACAACATGCGGTCCGGTTCCTCACAAACATATACCAGCACATTGAGCCTCCACAAGCTGAACTCATTCTCCACTCGATGAGAGAAGACAAATTTTGTGATCCTTCCAGTAACTCAAATTGGGCTCAGCATTGCCGTGAGCTAATCGAGTGTTACGTTCAACCACGAAAACAAAGTTCGGACATCCGTATCCTAGCTTTGGACACGTTGAAAGAAGCTCTTTCCGGCCATGAGGATTTGCTGTTCTCCCAGGAGCATGGCCTTCTCGGGTTTCTATTGAAGGATTTCTCGGCAGAGCATGACTATCTTTTCTTAGAGTCCCTGGTGTCTTTGTTAACCGACCCTGCCATACAACATAGTGATGATGATACGTTCAATTTGCTGATAAGCACCATCGGAGCGCCGATGCAGACGGAGCTCAATCGAGACGAACCGCGCGAGCATCCTCCAAGCCATGGGTCTCAACGTCGTACGTCCACCACGAGCGTCTTGGAGTTAAGCTTGTCAAACGTCTGTGCTGTGAGTCTCGTAAAGATGATGCTGCGTGCCTTGAACTTCTCCTCGGCCAAAGCTGTGATGATTTTCGAGGCACTTCTAGACATTGCTCAATCTCCAAGCCGACCAATAGATTCTCGTTTGACGGTCTTAAAGCTACTATTCCGACTGCGATGTGACTCGGCCGGTTCAGTCACGGTCATATCAACATCGGAGAGTGACTTCTTGATGAACGTGCTGGGCCGCAATCTCGACGCTGGCTCTATGTTACAAGCCCCCGGCGATAGCTCCGCCCGCGAGATTCCTCAGCAAGAGAATTCACCAGTCTCACCAACCGGAAAGAATCCACCGAGAGACTCTGCCTCAACCCCTATTTCAAAGTCGGCCCCAGGGCGCGGCTCAATCTCTGCCCGTGGATCAAAATTGATGGCCCCAGTGTGGACATATGCGCTACCACAGGTGCTTCCAGAGCAGCCACCTGGAGAATCTAGCCCTGTGGTGTTTGCCTACGCCCACCTGGAGGAATCGACCCCCGCTGAATCACCAACAAGAGAAACAAGAACCACGGGGCTATTGAAGGTCAAGATGTGGCTCGAAGTTGTGATCACCTTGTTACAGCGAGAAGCCGACTGGGACGTTTACAGCTATATCCTCACTCATATCGGACCTCAGCTTGGCAACAAAGACTTTTTTAGCGATGCCATCCCTCAGATCACGCTCCTTCGCAGCATTCTGTGCGATCAGGTCAAGAACGGAACTTTCCACGAGCCTCCTGAGAGTACCGGATTGAAAAAGAGCGATGTTGCTGCCTGCATCTTCGACGCGCTTTGCATGCTCGTCAGCTATCACGAACACTTTGCCAAGAGTGAAGAGGATGATCTCGTCCGAGCTTTCATGCAGGGTATCATCGGATCATGGGGCGGCACATCCCGTGGGTGCATTCAAGCACTGTCACTCTGTTGCCATGAAATCCCAATGTCAGTCACGAAATCCTTGAATAGCATTCTTGATAGGATGTCAAAGGTGATCACCATGTCAAACATTGCCGTCCATATTTTAGAATTCCTAGCCCTGCTTGCCCGATTGCCCGATGTTTACGTCAACTTGCGTGAGGAGGAGATCCGCACTGTGTTCGGCATCTGCATTCGGTTTTTGCAGACCTCTCGAGAGCATCGGTACAAAGCCGCTGAGTTGGCAGCTAGGGCCTCTTTGTCGGCCCAATCCCCTCAGTCTAAGCTGATTACGGGGGCAAAGGAAATCGCCGCCCATGCAGCTGAGGCTGTCGAGACCTCGCAAGATGGAATGTCGAAGTACATCTCGAATCTCACCTACCATGTCATGGTCTTCTGGTTCTTGTCTATGAAACTCCAAGATCGATCCAAACATGTGAATTGGATTACCAGCAGGCTCATCTATCACGATGAACATGGAAAagaggtggtggaagaaCAAAGCCAAGTTTTTATTGATTTGATGCAGCGAGTTGCTTATTCGGATCTCGGAGAGACCATCCCTTTCGAAACCTTCCCTCCCTCGCCTGAGGATGGCCCGGTTGCAAAGAAATCCTGGATTGTCGGCATGAGTATCGTCACTGTCGAGAGCGCCGGATTGTCTGGATTGTCTCAGATAACGAAGCGCCAGGCATCAGGTACCACCTACTCCGTCTATCAACAGCGGACGGCCCCAGTTTTGCCGCATCAAGCTCCTCCAACTCCAGATGCTCATTTGCATTCCGACTCCATGCGCACGGCAATTCTTCCGAGTCATATCATGCTTCAGCTGACTACCACTGCCTTCCCTACGCCTTCTGTCATGCAACCCATCCCGGTCCCAGAAGACGACATCACTCGACGTGCCATCAGTAACTTCGATCGCACCGATATTGTGGACGGTCACCGGATCGGCATTGTTTATATTGACAATGGCCAGACAAAGGAGGCTGATATATTAGCCAACACTGGTGGCTCTGTGGATTATGAACATCTGCTGTCAGGATTGGGAACCAAGGTATCGCTGCGGAACCCCCAGTTCAATCCACAAGGATTGTATGCCGATACTGATGGAGAATACACTTACGCTTGGCGGGATCGGGTGACTGAAATTGTGTATCATGTTGCCACGATGATGCCCACGGACTTTGACCGTGACCCAGCCTGCGTCAATAAGAAACGAAATCTTGGCAATAACCATGTCACCATCGTGTTCAACCGGTCCAACTTGCCCTTCAACTTTGACACCATTCCATCCGAGTTCAACTCTATTAATATTGTCATCACCCCGTCCTCCCGGATTGCCTACGACGAAAGTGGCAATGCTGATGGTGAGACAGACCCGCAAAAGCTCCACTACAGCGTGCAGGTCCTGAGCAAGCCCGGATTCCCAGAAGTCTCACCTGCTGCGGCACCAAAGGTCATCTCCGGCAAGAACCTGGCAGCCTTCGTTCGCATTCTTGCCCTCAATGCATCCGTCTTCTCGCTTGTCTGGAACAACAAGGGTGGCGAGCACACCTCATCCTGGGCCACCCGCCTGCGGGAGATCAAGAAAGTTCGCGAGCGGGCTCTTGCAGCCCACAGCCACGGCTCTGAGGCCACCGAAGGGGCTTATCCAGGTCTACGGCGGAACACCAAAGCCAACATCTTCTCCGAGGAACTACCCTCTCGTGTCCCTCAAGTGCAGACCGATTTCGCGGCAGAATGGAATGCAGCAGCCGACACGAACATTCTCCAGAATTTGGATTTCTCCCGCTGGGCCCGctgatcttttttttttccgagAGTCTTGCTGATGACCATCTTGAACGAGACGACTTCTATGGCCTCTCGTCTTCTTTTTACTGCCCGTATCTACCAAAAAACCCTCTCCTTTCATTACTATCTTATTCTCTCCTTATCTTACACCACTTCTCCTGCCGAGAAATAGCCgagttcttttttttcccctctcAATGACCAATGACCCCTATAAACGACTTTCATGTACATAATCTTgtgttgattttttttttttcgtgatGCAAGACACTTGTTGCATTTGTAAATACCCCCTTCCCGCCCcaaaagtttttttttctttacaATATTGTGCCTGTGAGCGACTGTCGCGATGAGGATTAAGGTCTTATTTGGTGAAATAAATCAGTATCTTATACTGGACTTCAGATGATGCTTCTTTGTTTTGTATCAGATAATAGGGAAGCACATCGCTACCGCCTCCTACCACTTGGTCTGAATTGTGGAAACAGCGTGTCTCTATCCTAGCGATATGATATGAAAGACAGTGGCTCGTCTATAAccaatctactccgtagttgaCTGTGTCCCCTGCAAAGATACTTTTCTCAGCGTGCACGCTTCATTTGCACCCGAACGGCTGGTGGGTCACCTCTCGGCAAACTTTGAGGATCCTGTGTCCGTTCGTGACCTATCACCGAAGAACAAATTAAGCCCCTTTTGATCTCTTACCCTGGTTGGAAGGTATCCTCGTCTCTTCCTGGGTTCTCAGTGAGACATGCGACTTCGCATGCTATTTCACTCGACAGCAAGGAGGTGAGGTTTGGGTTCTTGGTTACGGGATTTCGGTATGGAGTACATCTTCGAAGAACCACTCCTGTCGATGGGACTCGCCTTCACAGGACCAGATCTCCCCATGACCTGCTTACCAGCGTGTGTGTCATGCCACCATCAACACTAGAATCGACACTGAACTGATCACATCTTAAACCCAGCCCTTCCCTTGGACTCTGACAGGCGATTCAGTCGAAGGGTTTGACGAGTCCCATGAATTTGCCCAGATTTGTCTGGTCTACTTTCTCCCGGGGACTGATCCAATTTCTTTAGTTTGGAGCCCATTTTCACCCTTTGAGCGAGTATGTCCCCGACGGGAGACATGAAGCTTCTGAGTTCTCCAGTCTCAGATTCTCTACATTGAATCTATGTCATTTCCCCATTGGCAGATTAAAATACAATGGTCGTACTTGTGTTTTGCTCGAGCAAAACGCGCTAATATAAAAGGTGAAATTGCGATGGTCCCACTTTAAAGTGGTTCCAAGTTAGATGACATGGGCTACACCCACACGGTGAAATTCCACGCAATGGAGCGAAGACGAACGCGAGTTACGCCTCCAAGACTCGGATCTTTGGTCGAAAAGTGACTCTAGTCAATTCCGATTCCCTAGGGACagaatcccccccccccatttcATCGGAAATAGGAGTCTATAAATAACCGCCAAAGAGCATGTCTCAAAAGACTCCGTCCGGATAATTTAGTTAGATGAATTACTAGGCAGAACTTTCCCAGCCAATATTACAGGAGTACGGGGTAGATGGCCGTGAGATATTATAAAACACTTTCTTCCCCCCTGGGCATCTATCTCTATCATACTGTCTTTTCTGACTGTCTGTCTCTACATTCTGTCCCTGACCTTCTTtttcattcttttttttgttggaGATTTACATATCTGCATTCGTATTTTAATTCGATCTTTCCAAAATGCTGCGCTACTTGAAGTATGCCGCTGCAGGCTTGGCCGCTGCGACTCTGGTCTCAGGCCAAACGTACACCAACTGCAACCCAATGAAAAGTATGTCTCCCCTTCACCAAtggaaaaacaaaaaggacccccccccccccctctgaTACTTGGATAGAAACTTGCCCGGCCGATGCTAGTACCACCGAGTCTCACCACAGCTTCGACTTCACCCAGAGCTCGGGATTGAATCAGTGGACAACCACTGCCGGCACCGTCAAGACAGGTCCAAACGGAGCCGAGTTCACCGTCAGCAAAGAATTCGATGCTCCCACCATCCAGACCGACTTCTACATCTTCTTCGGTGAAGTGTCGGTTACCATGAAAGCGGCCCCTGGTACTGGCATTGTCAGCAGTATCGTGCTTGAGTCAGATGATCTCGACGAGGTTGACTGGGTAAGTCCATCTCCTACTCCCTCTACTACGAACATGGAACCCTAATTTCCATATCAGGAAGCCGTTGGAGGCGACACCACCCAAGTCGAATCCAACTACTTTGGAAAGGGAGATACCTCGACCTATGACCGCGCAATCTGGCATCCTGTCTCGGTCCCACAGGATGCCTTCCACACCTACAAAGTTGTCTGGACCAAAGAATCCATTATCTGGTCCGTTGATGGGAAAAACCTCCGCACTCTCTCCTACAACGACGCGAAATCCGGCACCAGATTCCCCCAGACCCCCATGAACGTTCGCATCGGGATCTGGGCCGGCGGTGACTCATCCAATGCGCCCGGCACCATTGAATGGGCCGGCGGCAAGACTGATTACAGCAAAGGTCCCTTCACCATGTACATCAAGGACGTTACTATCGTCAACTACAACCCGGCGGACTCTTACACCTGGGCTGACCAGACCGGCTCTTACGAGAGCATCAAGCTCACGGGTCCTATTAACTCGACTTCGTCGGCGTCGACTTTGTCCACTTCATCCACTTCTGAGACTGCCTCGATTGCTTCGACTGCCTCGATTGTCTCGACTGCCTCCGCCACTTTGAAGACCTCTTCCGCTGCTACTTCGGGGTAAGTTGAGACTTCCTGCTCGTtgtgatgtttttttttttttttttttgttttgtttttctttttctttttctctcctgGTACGATAGCTAACCGCCATGATCCTATAGAAGTCACATCGCTGCTGCCAGCACTGCCACGCCGTCTAGCGCTGCCGTCGGCCCCAGCTCCAGCGCCGGCGCCGGCGCCGGCTCTGGCTCGGCTTCTTCTAGCTCCACTTCCCCCTCCGCCTCTCCGGCCTTTAACGCGGCTTCAAACTTGAGCGCTGGCAGCTTGAGTATCTTGTCTCTCTTGGCCGCCCTCTCTGGGTTCCTTTTCGTGTAGATTAGTTACCTGATATTGGATTGTATCTATATATCTACTGCCCTTGACAGTTGAAAGATGGTCTATGATTTGGACTTTTTTTACCGTTATGATCTTTGCTTCTTTCAAGGTTCCTTGATTGGAATCGTCTCTAAACAATTGTAGATCTAGAAAATCCCACCATTCCTCATTAGGAAGGTCCACGGGTGTTTGAAGTCACATCCCGTAACTCCGTGCTTTCTTTCGATCGCCCGCCTCCACTTCTCcacttctctttttctccgtCATCTCCATCTTTTCCTCGTTTTAATTCATCAAGGGGCTCTATCTCTgcctttgttttttttttttaaatcatCGTTCTCTCAAAGGGAAGGGAATCACGCATGTCTATCCGAGACATTCCAGATCTGTCTGCCTGAATGTTTCAATCACAATGGTACCTGTTGAGCCACAAGCAGATCTCCCCGAATCTCTACACCCAGTCCCTGCTTGGGGTGGATTCGTCCCCTTTCCTGAACGTGGACCGTCACAACCTGCCGCTCGTGTGCTCATGTATAGAGTGCCTGCGGCTCTTGTCGTGTGGACTTGTTGTGTGGTTGTGTGTTTGGGGACCTTGACTTTCTTCTCTGCTTTATTACATCCTTCAAGCCATAGTCCGTTGGGGGCCgtgatgattttgatttccAGTTTCCAAAGCTCCCTGTGTCTATTCATATATCTCAGTACACAGTGTAGCATGCCCGGTGGGGGGCATCCCCCGTCGTGAAGATATAGATCATCAAATGGGATACCAGATTGCATTATGTATAATTGGTTGGTTTGATAGACCGTAGTCACGATTATTATTAAGTATCCAAACTATCAACATAGATAGATAGgcgaaccaaaaaaaaaaaaaaaaaaaaaaaaaaaagattttgAGGAAGCAAAAGGAGGGAAAGGTGATGTAGAGCACATTTACAAACGTGAGAGCGAGGCAATGCAGAGAAAGGGAAAGATGCAAGGGTTTTGGTGTATACAAGCCTGTACCCGTaggaaaaagaaggagaTTGGAGGCGAGGAAGAGAGATCCGGAGACAAGACCAAACTTCGCATCTCCAAGCCTGCAAATTCTGACGCCATCACCAACCAAAGATCTCCCCAACACTGAGAGTACTCCAACGCACACCGCCAACAGCAACAACCATCAAGACGACATCAACAACAGCCAGGACCACCGATCCCATCATGAAGCGAGGGCTGAAGATGCGATAGAGCATGAGATGGCGACGGAGATGGCCGGCCCACATAGTCGTGGCGAGATTGATAGTCGCAAAGTAGAGGATATGTGTTCCAGCGGCTTGTACGACATCGGAGAGGATGCGTGTAGCTGGGTTCTTGTTGGGGTTGGAGGCTGGGACACGGTCGTGAGTCTGAAGGGGACGTTTCCAGAGAACGGTGAGGGGGACGGCGATGGCGGCGAGGATCTGTGCGCCGAAGGTATTGAGGATGACGAGTAGTGGGGACCAGGGGTATTGGATTGTTGTGAGGGGGATGAAGGCCGTTTCCCACTGGATGCTGGAGAGAGTGGCCTGGTGGCCTGTTTTGAAGTAGTAGAACGAGCCGAGGACACCGAGGATGGTGGGGCCGATGGGGGAGTTTGACATGGTTAGGTTGTTTGTGTCGAGGATTTcgaggagagagaggatTTGCCAGAGGAGGAGGGCGATGGCGCCTTGGCCCATTGGCTTTTGCATGAGGATGATGGCGAGGGCGAAGTTGATGAGGAGGAAGCAGAAGTGGGTTCCGTAGACGTTGCCGAAGCCGAGgattgtgaccgttgttcGTGGGCCTTGTTGTTGGCCGGCGACGGTAGGGGTCGGTGGACTGTTGGGGTCTTCGGTGGGCTTGCTCACGTTTACACTGACGCAGGGCTTGGAGTAGAAGTATGCCGCAGTACCTGCTGCCAACGCGAGGGCGAGGACGAACTGGGCTAGGAAGACGCGGACGAACTTGAGAGTTTCATTGCTTACGGGTAGCCACTCGCCGTCATCGGCACCTTCGAGAATCCAGAAGAGGGAGGTAACGAAGAGACCGAAGCGGAAGGCAAGGCCGATCCATAGGGATGCAGCGCCTTCGTAGGATTTGGAGCCGGCGTAGAAGGACCGTACGACGCTGGGCAGACAGAGTGTGACCAAAAAAGGAATGGCAAGCTGCCAAGGGGCAGAGGTGGATGAAGTCGATGAAGCATAATACGTGGAGCGGCAGAAGGGCATTTGTTCTTCACGGCAGAGGCGGGAAAAAGACGCGATTCGACCGAGGATCACGAACAGAATGGAATGGTACACACCCAAAATTCGGTCCGTAGCTTGCTTCTGTCGCATGGACGAGACACCTGCGCACACGCCGAACGTGGTGAGGAAGAACAGAAGAATTTCGTCCTCCCAGATCGTGTACGAGTTTGAGGCAAATCCAATAGACTGAGAAACGGTTAAGAAAAGCGCAAGCCATCCCCAAATGCCGTTCGGAAGAGGCAGAGTCAGCTTCGCAGGCTTCGTGGCAAGAGCCGGTGTAGCGCCAAGGATGCTTCCAACAGCAGCCAGCAGCACGGTTCCATCGACTGTAGACATCTCTGTCAGGCCAGTCAAGCCGAACCCTGAGCCGGCCACGGCACCAACGCCAGCGCCCACGCTTGCCAATTGAAGCAGACGCGATGTGAGTTGGGTTCGATCTGTCTTCAAGCCTCGGGCATAGATAATCAACAAGACAATACTAGCAAGGAGAATCACAACACCTTGAATCATGCTTGGCACATCGAAGCGCGCCCACAATCCACGGCAGATGTCAAGAGTGTGACGCTGGTACTTGCGGTAGAGTTCATTACTAGCGCGAGCAGCGGTCGACTTGGATGAGAATCCCTTGGAAGCAGACTTCCATTCCTCTTCTGCAGCAG
Proteins encoded:
- a CDS encoding Phosphoethanolamine N-methyltransferase, putative → MVVTAPTGTTGPNPNGPHNDLPAATTRSSDESASGQSKRKQAALLDKKALELEHEFKSKHFGVMGVLAWMLLLHAAGIYLFTKGFLLTRMVLENKSSCDVLPFEDILAQPHTVLGSKQQNGCWHEKTFDKAVVIIIDALRYDFTVPFAPKGESDVVHLFHNNIPVLYETAVQNPANAFLLPFIADPPTTTLNRLKGLTTGTLPTFLEAGSNFAGTAIDEDNLVAQLHSAGKNLVHLGDDTWQALFPGYFDTNLTHAYDSFNVWDLHTVDNGVNEHLFPLLRPENSKKWDVIFGHYLGVDHAGHRYGPNHAAMASKLQEMDRVIRDIIAALDDKTLLVVMGDHGMDIKGDHGGESDDEVEAALWMYSKRGIFGRTSKDTLLPPQFARDRSVPQIDLVPTLSLLLGMPIPFNNLGSPIEEVFSGPRGNNWANLAAVNRLTAAQVKRYQHEYAIARGTGDDEESDLLWTAAEEEWKSASKGFSSKSTAARASNELYRKYQRHTLDICRGLWARFDVPSMIQGVVILLASIVLLIIYARGLKTDRTQLTSRLLQLASVGAGVGAVAGSGFGLTGLTEMSTVDGTVLLAAVGSILGATPALATKPAKLTLPLPNGIWGWLALFLTVSQSIGFASNSYTIWEDEILLFFLTTFGVCAGVSSMRQKQATDRILGVYHSILFVILGRIASFSRLCREEQMPFCRSTYYASSTSSTSAPWQLAIPFLVTLCLPSVVRSFYAGSKSYEGAASLWIGLAFRFGLFVTSLFWILEGADDGEWLPVSNETLKFVRVFLAQFVLALALAAGTAAYFYSKPCVSVNVSKPTEDPNSPPTPTVAGQQQGPRTTVTILGFGNVYGTHFCFLLINFALAIILMQKPMGQGAIALLLWQILSLLEILDTNNLTMSNSPIGPTILGVLGSFYYFKTGHQATLSSIQWETAFIPLTTIQYPWSPLLVILNTFGAQILAAIAVPLTVLWKRPLQTHDRVPASNPNKNPATRILSDVVQAAGTHILYFATINLATTMWAGHLRRHLMLYRIFSPRFMMGSVVLAVVDVVLMVVAVGGVRWSTLSVGEIFGW
- a CDS encoding putative glycosidase crf1, which gives rise to MLRYLKYAAAGLAAATLVSGQTYTNCNPMKKTCPADASTTESHHSFDFTQSSGLNQWTTTAGTVKTGPNGAEFTVSKEFDAPTIQTDFYIFFGEVSVTMKAAPGTGIVSSIVLESDDLDEVDWEAVGGDTTQVESNYFGKGDTSTYDRAIWHPVSVPQDAFHTYKVVWTKESIIWSVDGKNLRTLSYNDAKSGTRFPQTPMNVRIGIWAGGDSSNAPGTIEWAGGKTDYSKGPFTMYIKDVTIVNYNPADSYTWADQTGSYESIKLTGPINSTSSASTLSTSSTSETASIASTASIVSTASATLKTSSAATSGSHIAAASTATPSSAAVGPSSSAGAGAGSGSASSSSTSPSASPAFNAASNLSAGSLSILSLLAALSGFLFV
- a CDS encoding GTPase activating protein (Tsc2), putative, whose translation is MSSDDVPHFSQHKPSSTSFADVFKTLGVGRPKSHSPVSLQESSSDSLSHTESRGTNRRAYGSESMHRGSVVSSSSDTPSGLDFETSLHNLSQGQNLTQAIEEAEILLKGLSWFGSEQSVLLWEAAEYLFHHESSLDARQSGARLLETIAARQDLSPSARRLVFESITSPAEPDVISARVQSLISLSDHGRKLDFAGSSILLIISLWIVPFYETIASARSKAKKGKVVKPHGPSHDEAVFGDLFQFAVDLITLQRKQPTQDEIEMLLAEIFAVCKRTSVAADLKNSLAVFDAVIMYADVPDISFPTLLDVLCSIHASVKPLSGPTSRVVRNLAKSRRQAEMVNTLHKFLRDSCAIEQSRNLNVLRGTLYVFSDFVRAYGQDGIPELPFDQLMESLHVIAQKDDSRVDADLLDLCLNILEGDYVRVALERDWMAFANLLKLCSRRLVDESVPSPTSATSPQLKPTYDETKSYILANLIRIASVLESQWEQLNREQKQHAVRFLTNIYQHIEPPQAELILHSMREDKFCDPSSNSNWAQHCRELIECYVQPRKQSSDIRILALDTLKEALSGHEDLLFSQEHGLLGFLLKDFSAEHDYLFLESLVSLLTDPAIQHSDDDTFNLLISTIGAPMQTELNRDEPREHPPSHGSQRRTSTTSVLELSLSNVCAVSLVKMMLRALNFSSAKAVMIFEALLDIAQSPSRPIDSRLTVLKLLFRLRCDSAGSVTVISTSESDFLMNVLGRNLDAGSMLQAPGDSSAREIPQQENSPVSPTGKNPPRDSASTPISKSAPGRGSISARGSKLMAPVWTYALPQVLPEQPPGESSPVVFAYAHLEESTPAESPTRETRTTGLLKVKMWLEVVITLLQREADWDVYSYILTHIGPQLGNKDFFSDAIPQITLLRSILCDQVKNGTFHEPPESTGLKKSDVAACIFDALCMLVSYHEHFAKSEEDDLVRAFMQGIIGSWGGTSRGCIQALSLCCHEIPMSVTKSLNSILDRMSKVITMSNIAVHILEFLALLARLPDVYVNLREEEIRTVFGICIRFLQTSREHRYKAAELAARASLSAQSPQSKLITGAKEIAAHAAEAVETSQDGMSKYISNLTYHVMVFWFLSMKLQDRSKHVNWITSRLIYHDEHGKEVVEEQSQVFIDLMQRVAYSDLGETIPFETFPPSPEDGPVAKKSWIVGMSIVTVESAGLSGLSQITKRQASGTTYSVYQQRTAPVLPHQAPPTPDAHLHSDSMRTAILPSHIMLQLTTTAFPTPSVMQPIPVPEDDITRRAISNFDRTDIVDGHRIGIVYIDNGQTKEADILANTGGSVDYEHLLSGLGTKVSLRNPQFNPQGLYADTDGEYTYAWRDRVTEIVYHVATMMPTDFDRDPACVNKKRNLGNNHVTIVFNRSNLPFNFDTIPSEFNSINIVITPSSRIAYDESGNADGETDPQKLHYSVQVLSKPGFPEVSPAAAPKVISGKNLAAFVRILALNASVFSLVWNNKGGEHTSSWATRLREIKKVRERALAAHSHGSEATEGAYPGLRRNTKANIFSEELPSRVPQVQTDFAAEWNAAADTNILQNLDFSRWAR